Part of the Streptomyces sp. NBC_01353 genome, CTCGCCGGTGACGTGCTGCGCCGCTATCTGGTGGCCGAGGGGGCCGGGACCGTCCGGTACACCACCGGCCTCGACGACAACCAGAGCTACGTTCCCGTCCGCGGCCTCAACGACGGCGGGCGCAAGGGCGAGGAGGTCGCCGACGGGTACGGCGCGTCCATCGAGTCCGTCTGGCGGCAGGCCGGCGCCGACTTCGACGCGATCGTCCGCCCGCGCCGTGACGTCGAGTACCAGTCGGTGGTGCAGGAGTTCTTCCAGCGGCTGTACGACTCCGGGCACATCGTCGCCCGTACTCGGCCGCTGCCGTACTGCACCGGCTGTGAGCGCTGGCTGTACGAGGCCTACCTCAAGGGCGGCTGCCCGCACTGCGGCTCAGGCTCGAACGGCAACGCCTGCGAGCCGTGCGGCCGGCCCAACGACTGCGCGGACCTGATCGACCCGGTCTGCACCGGCTGCGGTGCCACCCCCGAACTCCGCGACTGCGAACGGCTCTACTTCCCCCTCGCCCCCTTCGAGGAGCAGCTCGCCACCTTCTGGGCCGAGGTCGACATGCCGCCGCACCTGCGGTCGCTGTGCGAGTGGATGCGCGTCGAGGGGCTGCCGGAGATCGCCGTCAGCCACCCCTCCGAATGGGGCGTGCCGGTACCGGTCGCGGGCTTCACCGAGCAGCGGATCTACGTGTGGTTCGAGATGGCCCCCGGCTATCTGCTGGAGTGGACCGGCGCCGGGGAGACCGGGCCCGCGCCCGCGCCGGTGCAGTTCTTCGGCTTCGACAACGGCTACTTCCACGCGCTGCTGTTCCCGGCGGCGTTCCGGGCGTACGACGCGGAGATCGCGCTGCCGAAGGCGTTCGTGGTCAACGAGTTCTACCGGCTCGAGGGGCTGAAGTTCTCCACGAGCCGACGGCACGCCATCTGGGCGCACGAGGAGCTGGCCCGTACGAGCGCGGACGTGCTGCGCTACCACGTGCTGTCGGACCGGCCCAACGGACGGCAGACCAGTTTCAGTTCGGCCGCGCTCGAGATCAGCCGGTCGCGGCTGGCGGACCGTTGGGACGGCTGGCTGGGCCGACTGTTCGCCGCCGTCGCCGAGGGCGGAGGCGTGGTCCCGGCCGAGGCGCCGCGGGGTGCTGCCTGGGAGCGGCTGC contains:
- a CDS encoding class I tRNA ligase family protein; translated protein: MSATHWITATPPTPNGDLHIGHLAGPYLAGDVLRRYLVAEGAGTVRYTTGLDDNQSYVPVRGLNDGGRKGEEVADGYGASIESVWRQAGADFDAIVRPRRDVEYQSVVQEFFQRLYDSGHIVARTRPLPYCTGCERWLYEAYLKGGCPHCGSGSNGNACEPCGRPNDCADLIDPVCTGCGATPELRDCERLYFPLAPFEEQLATFWAEVDMPPHLRSLCEWMRVEGLPEIAVSHPSEWGVPVPVAGFTEQRIYVWFEMAPGYLLEWTGAGETGPAPAPVQFFGFDNGYFHALLFPAAFRAYDAEIALPKAFVVNEFYRLEGLKFSTSRRHAIWAHEELARTSADVLRYHVLSDRPNGRQTSFSSAALEISRSRLADRWDGWLGRLFAAVAEGGGVVPAEAPRGAAWERLRGRLTETVGQLREAYGVEGYDARRAVALLDEVVALAEDFGYVNGFEAERPDGASAYRAALAAQLAVAAALSAWAAPALPYGSARLSELLGLPTVRPVDAVALTPLVPGAPLAAWPGTVFGG